A genome region from Arthrobacter sp. SLBN-100 includes the following:
- a CDS encoding acyl-CoA dehydrogenase family protein has product MTTAGTVILPSADFFAVESLLNQAERDKLAELREFLAAEIAPYAGDWWNKAEFPAHILPKLADLQLSTPAQRGYSHLFAGLVIAEMTRVDTSIATFFLVHHDLFVESLYAFGSEDQKQRLLEDASNLRITGAFALTEPNHGSDVAGGMETRARRISSTTGRPDDAGDAWVLNGAKRWIGNGTFCDYMLVWARDEADGSVRGFIVDATLPGVTRTRIENKIALRTVQNADIVFDGVRVAEADRFATISSFDDTNELLRGSRIMVAWQAVGQQLAAFDVARQYAVERRQFGRPLAQFQLVQQQLVTMLGNAVASMGMMAGLARLQDDGAADMPQVALAKSYLSARMRETVALGRSILGGNGIVTDYRMAKIFSDAEAIYTYEGSFEINTLIVGRAITGLSAIV; this is encoded by the coding sequence ATGACCACCGCCGGAACAGTAATCCTGCCCTCGGCCGACTTCTTCGCCGTCGAATCGCTGCTGAACCAGGCGGAACGGGACAAGCTGGCCGAACTGCGGGAATTCCTTGCCGCGGAGATTGCGCCCTACGCCGGCGACTGGTGGAACAAGGCCGAGTTCCCGGCGCACATCCTGCCCAAACTTGCGGACCTGCAGCTCAGCACCCCTGCGCAGCGCGGCTACAGCCACCTGTTCGCCGGCCTGGTGATCGCCGAGATGACCCGCGTGGACACCTCCATCGCCACGTTTTTCCTGGTCCACCACGATCTCTTCGTTGAGTCCCTGTACGCTTTCGGCAGCGAGGACCAGAAGCAGCGGCTGCTGGAGGACGCCTCAAACCTGCGCATCACCGGCGCCTTCGCCCTGACCGAACCGAACCACGGCTCGGATGTGGCCGGCGGTATGGAGACGCGCGCCAGGCGGATTTCCTCCACCACCGGCAGACCCGATGACGCCGGGGACGCCTGGGTGCTGAACGGCGCCAAGCGGTGGATCGGCAACGGGACGTTCTGCGACTACATGCTGGTCTGGGCGCGGGACGAAGCGGACGGGTCGGTGCGGGGCTTTATCGTTGATGCCACCCTGCCGGGGGTCACCCGGACACGGATCGAAAACAAGATCGCGCTGCGGACGGTGCAGAATGCGGACATCGTCTTCGACGGCGTGCGGGTGGCGGAGGCGGACCGCTTCGCCACCATCAGCAGCTTCGATGACACCAACGAGCTGCTGCGCGGCTCGCGCATCATGGTGGCCTGGCAGGCTGTGGGCCAACAGCTGGCGGCGTTCGACGTCGCCCGGCAGTACGCCGTCGAGCGCCGCCAGTTCGGCCGCCCGCTTGCACAGTTCCAGCTGGTCCAGCAGCAGCTGGTAACCATGCTTGGCAACGCCGTGGCAAGCATGGGCATGATGGCGGGGCTTGCCAGGCTGCAGGACGACGGCGCCGCGGACATGCCGCAGGTGGCGCTGGCCAAGTCCTACCTGAGCGCGCGGATGCGCGAGACCGTGGCGCTGGGCAGGTCCATCCTGGGCGGAAACGGGATCGTCACGGACTACCGGATGGCCAAGATCTTCTCGGACGCGGAGGCCATCTACAC